In Vitis vinifera cultivar Pinot Noir 40024 chromosome 11, ASM3070453v1, a genomic segment contains:
- the LOC100259323 gene encoding zinc finger CCCH domain-containing protein 20: MDRTRVKTNQTMIKSEVLEQFINKGTPWKCCCEFWGQRIKMMIGESRHPNPTVLVPPWPHFDDPTVDISFPYPVSGVSVNSNANANGLQGGEHSPFLLGEALTALQRYLPSNDVDVDSDSDISGREADIPVDAYSCDHFRMFEFKVRRCARGRSHDWTECPYAHPGEKARRRDPRKFHYSGTACPDFRKGNCKKGDSCEFAHGVFECWLHPARYRTQPCKDGPNCRRRVCFFAHTAEQLRVLPQQSPRTPGSVESYDGSPLRQALEASCAKTLPFMSSPGSVSPPGSPPPESPPMSPITSSLSRSLGSNSINEMVASLRQLQLSKVKSAPSSWCVHMGSPGGFGSPRASIIRPGFCSLPSTPTRAPKRHGLGFVDLFEEEPAMERVESGRDLRAKMFEKLSKENSLDRPDPSASGAGPDVGWVSELVK; this comes from the coding sequence ATGGACCGGACCAGGGTTAAGACAAACCAAACCATGATTAAGAGTGAAGTTCTGGAGCAGTTTATAAACAAAGGGACACCTTGGAAGTGTTGCTGTGAATTCTGGGGACAGCGCATCAAGATGATGATCGGAGAATCGCGCCATCCAAATCCGACGGTCCTGGTTCCTCCTTGGCCCCACTTTGACGATCCTACGGTTGATATATCTTTCCCGTATCCGGTAAGTGGTGTCTCCGTTAACTCTAACGCCAATGCTAACGGTCTTCAGGGCGGTGAACACTCCCCATTTCTTCTTGGGGAGGCGTTGACAGCGCTGCAACGTTATCTCCCGTCCAATGACGTTGATGTGGATTCGGACTCCGATATTTCCGGTCGTGAGGCCGACATTCCGGTGGACGCATACTCGTGCGATCATTTTCGGATGTTTGAGTTCAAGGTGAGGAGGTGCGCACGTGGGCGGTCGCATGACTGGACTGAGTGTCCGTACGCTCATCCAGGCGAGAAGGCTCGCCGCAGGGATCCTAGGAAATTTCACTATTCCGGCACGGCGTGTCCTGACTTCAGGAAGGGGAACTGCAAGAAGGGTGATTCGTGTGAGTTCGCGCATGGCGTATTTGAGTGTTGGCTCCACCCGGCTCGCTATCGCACCCAGCCATGTAAGGACGGGCCCAACTGTCGCCGGCGGGTTTGCTTCTTTGCTCACACGGCTGAGCAGCTGAGGGTTTTGCCTCAGCAGAGTCCGAGGACGCCTGGGTCGGTGGAGTCCTATGACGGGTCGCCGCTTAGGCAAGCGTTGGAAGCTTCCTGTGCAAAAACTCTGCCGTTTATGTCATCTCCAGGGTCGGTTTCCCCGCCGGGGTCGCCGCCGCCGGAGTCTCCGCCGATGTCTCCCATTACATCGAGTCTGAGCCGTTCACTGGGCTCGAACTCCATCAACGAAATGGTTGCGTCTCTACGACAACTCCAACTCAGCAAGGTGAAGTCAGCACCATCCTCATGGTGCGTTCATATGGGTTCTCCAGGTGGGTTCGGGTCTCCCAGAGCCTCCATAATCCGACCGGGCTTCTGCAGCTTGCCGTCGACCCCAACCAGAGCCCCGAAACGGCACGGCCTCGGGTTCGTGGACCTCTTCGAAGAAGAGCCAGCCATGGAGAGGGTGGAGTCAGGCAGAGACTTGCGAGCCAAGATGTTCGAAAAGTTGAGCAAGGAAAACTCTTTGGATCGACCCGACCCTTCAGCCTCAGGTGCTGGTCCAGATGTTGGGTGGGTGTCAGAGCTGGTAAAGTGA